The Brachyspira hyodysenteriae ATCC 27164 genome includes a window with the following:
- a CDS encoding YbaB/EbfC family nucleoid-associated protein — MSENSIKYSSAGNLVSLTMNKSYNITSFSIDETLLAKDQKELLEEMISSSINEAVSKVNELRKKLEEEDSDNEREQAKPQPNLFNMNFKDMNQMFNDISKMTSVEYKDGKINISLDSITPDMISKMNDMMNNMNNKNDDDNKKE, encoded by the coding sequence ATGAGTGAAAATAGTATAAAATATAGTTCGGCAGGAAATCTAGTATCTTTGACTATGAATAAATCATATAATATAACTAGTTTTAGTATAGATGAAACTCTTTTAGCAAAGGATCAGAAAGAATTATTAGAAGAAATGATAAGCTCTAGTATTAATGAAGCTGTTTCTAAAGTAAATGAATTAAGAAAAAAATTAGAGGAAGAGGATTCTGATAATGAAAGAGAACAAGCTAAGCCTCAGCCTAATTTATTTAATATGAATTTTAAAGATATGAATCAAATGTTTAATGATATAAGTAAAATGACTTCTGTGGAGTATAAAGACGGAAAAATAAATATATCTTTAGATTCTATAACTCCTGATATGATATCAAAGATGAATGATATGATGAATAACATGAATAATAAAAATGATGATGACAATAAAAAGGAATAA
- a CDS encoding CTP synthase, with protein MNTKYIFVTGGVVSGLGKGITASSLGRLLKARGLSVTIQKFDPYINLDPGTMSPFQHGEVFVTDDGAETDLDIGHYERFIDENLNKFSNVTTGKIYQHVINMEREGKYLGETVQVIPHITNEIKRRIYRENDTKKTDIVITEIGGTIGDIESLPYIEAIRQIKTELGQDNVLYIHVTLIPFISSSEEIKTKPTQHSVKELMQSGIIPDILVCRTSKHLQESHKSKIALFCNLPKENVFENFDEPNIYNVPIMLEAQGLSDVVCKHFKLQTAKIDLTDWTELIIRQKKISTTNERVKIAIVGKYISMKDAYISLIEALNHGGIYNDINVDMEWISAEELENKDNIAEYFKNIHGLIIPGGFGERGIEGKIQAIKYARENKIPYLGICLGMQLMSVEFARNVLKLEDANTIEVKENAKNPIITIMEEQKKSILKGGTMRLGAFDCDIKEGSLANKLYGKTEISERHRHRYEFNNEYIDVMEKAGFIVTGRMKNADLVEIVEIKDHPFMIAVQFHPELKSRITNPHPLFVGFIEAAKKLKA; from the coding sequence ATGAATACTAAATACATATTTGTAACAGGTGGAGTTGTATCTGGTTTAGGAAAGGGAATAACAGCATCTTCATTAGGAAGACTTTTAAAGGCTAGAGGATTAAGTGTAACTATACAAAAATTTGATCCTTATATAAATCTTGACCCTGGTACTATGAGCCCATTTCAGCATGGTGAGGTTTTTGTTACTGACGACGGGGCAGAAACAGATTTGGATATAGGGCATTATGAAAGATTTATAGATGAAAATTTAAATAAATTCAGTAATGTAACAACAGGCAAAATATATCAGCATGTTATAAATATGGAGAGAGAGGGTAAATATTTAGGTGAAACTGTTCAGGTTATACCTCATATTACTAATGAAATAAAAAGAAGAATATACAGAGAAAATGATACAAAAAAGACTGATATAGTAATAACAGAAATAGGCGGAACTATAGGTGATATAGAATCATTACCTTATATTGAAGCTATAAGACAGATAAAAACAGAATTAGGTCAGGATAATGTTTTATATATACATGTAACATTGATTCCTTTTATTAGTTCATCTGAAGAAATAAAGACAAAACCTACTCAGCATAGTGTAAAAGAGCTTATGCAAAGCGGTATTATACCGGATATATTAGTATGCAGAACTAGTAAGCATTTACAGGAATCGCATAAATCTAAAATAGCATTATTCTGCAATCTTCCAAAAGAAAATGTATTTGAAAATTTTGATGAGCCTAATATTTATAATGTGCCTATAATGCTTGAAGCACAAGGACTTTCAGATGTTGTATGCAAACATTTTAAATTGCAGACTGCAAAAATAGATTTGACAGATTGGACAGAGTTAATAATCAGGCAAAAAAAGATTTCTACAACAAATGAAAGAGTAAAAATAGCTATAGTTGGAAAATATATATCTATGAAAGATGCATATATATCTTTGATAGAGGCTTTGAATCATGGCGGAATATATAATGATATTAATGTTGATATGGAATGGATTTCAGCTGAAGAATTAGAAAATAAAGATAATATAGCAGAGTATTTTAAAAATATTCATGGGCTTATAATACCTGGAGGATTCGGAGAGAGAGGAATAGAGGGTAAAATACAGGCTATCAAATATGCTAGAGAAAATAAAATACCTTATTTAGGAATATGTTTAGGTATGCAGCTTATGAGCGTTGAGTTTGCAAGGAATGTATTAAAATTAGAAGACGCCAACACAATAGAAGTTAAAGAAAATGCTAAAAATCCTATAATTACTATTATGGAAGAACAGAAAAAAAGCATATTGAAAGGCGGTACTATGAGACTTGGTGCTTTTGATTGTGATATAAAAGAGGGAAGTTTGGCTAATAAACTATATGGTAAAACTGAAATTAGTGAAAGACATAGACATAGATATGAATTTAATAATGAATATATAGATGTAATGGAAAAAGCTGGATTTATTGTAACAGGAAGAATGAAAAATGCTGATTTGGTTGAGATTGTAGAAATAAAAGATCATCCTTTTATGATAGCAGTTCAGTTTCATCCTGAATTAAAATCAAGAATTACTAATCCTCATCCTTTATTTGTAGGATTTATAGAAGCTGCTAAAAAATTAAAAGCATGA
- the recR gene encoding recombination mediator RecR, producing the protein MNNIQSLDKLTQIISRLPGIGTRTAMRLALYLFDCDDEYLKEFSDVLSSLHENIKLCQVCYSLSDNDICDICSNDKREHNKICIVESYPDMLAIEKTEEYNGVYHILGGLISPLKGIGISDIRIKELIERVNNNSIEEIMIAFSASLEADTTASYIYKTLKDNNFNGRVTRITYGISLASDIENADSRSLARSILDRVDMN; encoded by the coding sequence TTGAATAATATACAATCTTTGGATAAACTCACACAAATAATATCAAGACTTCCAGGAATAGGTACAAGGACAGCAATGAGGCTTGCCTTGTATTTATTTGACTGTGATGATGAATATTTAAAAGAATTTTCAGATGTTTTGTCTTCTTTACATGAAAATATTAAATTATGCCAAGTATGCTACAGTTTGAGCGATAATGATATTTGCGATATATGCAGTAATGATAAAAGAGAGCATAATAAAATATGTATTGTGGAATCATATCCTGATATGCTTGCCATAGAAAAGACAGAAGAATATAATGGAGTTTATCATATATTAGGAGGCCTTATATCTCCTCTAAAAGGTATAGGTATAAGCGACATAAGAATAAAAGAACTTATAGAAAGAGTTAATAACAATAGTATAGAAGAAATAATGATAGCATTCAGTGCATCTTTGGAAGCTGATACAACAGCATCATATATTTATAAAACATTAAAAGATAATAATTTTAATGGCAGAGTAACACGCATCACTTACGGAATATCTTTAGCAAGCGATATAGAAAATGCAGATTCCAGATCTTTAGCCAGAAGTATTTTAGACAGAGTAGATATGAATTAA
- a CDS encoding AAA family ATPase yields the protein MYVENVRINNFTVFKDCYTDFSKGVNIFIGKNGTGKTHLLKAIYCLNESFYDVKNPTYYSALSGSHFPLDNIDSVSGNYLPLKIWEIIFNKHIFFKPFSMLVDEYANNLDEASTIDSFNLYLKEMNIFPFNKKITYIPCKDILTNSKGFISLYNKREVSFESVYYDILNKAFVPQLRELDPYLEDITKKIENAIGGIVIQKDEVFFIKYKDFGEVQFTMVAEGHKKLALLWLLIKNGEIDKDTILLFDEPESNLNPKLTRVLVEILLSLSRLGVQIFLATHNNFIIEDFELQRKENDKIKFHSFYFDEDKKNGVLIESSEYLNNIQHNSIEDKFEEQHLQSIEKAFKN from the coding sequence ATGTATGTAGAAAATGTTCGTATAAATAATTTCACAGTATTTAAGGATTGCTATACAGACTTCAGTAAAGGAGTTAACATATTTATTGGCAAGAATGGAACAGGCAAAACTCATTTACTTAAAGCTATTTATTGTTTAAATGAATCTTTCTATGATGTAAAAAATCCAACATATTATTCTGCATTATCTGGCAGTCATTTTCCATTAGATAATATAGATTCTGTATCTGGTAATTATCTTCCTTTAAAAATCTGGGAAATTATTTTTAATAAACATATATTTTTTAAACCTTTTTCAATGTTAGTTGATGAATATGCTAATAATTTAGATGAGGCTTCTACTATTGACTCGTTTAATCTTTATTTAAAAGAAATGAATATTTTTCCATTTAATAAAAAAATTACATACATACCATGCAAAGATATTTTAACTAATTCAAAAGGTTTTATTTCATTATACAATAAAAGGGAAGTATCTTTTGAATCTGTCTACTATGATATTTTAAATAAGGCTTTTGTGCCTCAATTAAGAGAATTAGATCCGTATTTAGAAGATATTACAAAAAAAATAGAAAATGCAATAGGCGGAATCGTTATCCAAAAAGATGAAGTATTTTTTATTAAGTATAAAGATTTTGGTGAAGTTCAGTTTACAATGGTGGCAGAAGGGCATAAAAAACTTGCTTTGCTTTGGCTTCTTATAAAAAATGGTGAGATAGATAAAGATACTATACTTCTTTTTGATGAACCTGAATCAAATTTAAATCCTAAACTTACAAGAGTTTTAGTTGAAATATTACTAAGTTTATCAAGATTAGGCGTTCAAATATTTTTAGCTACACATAATAATTTTATTATAGAAGATTTTGAATTACAAAGAAAAGAAAATGATAAAATAAAGTTTCATTCTTTTTATTTTGATGAAGATAAAAAGAATGGTGTATTAATTGAAAGCAGTGAATATTTAAATAATATACAGCATAATTCAATAGAAGATAAATTTGAAGAACAGCATCTACAATCTATAGAAAAAGCATTTAAAAATTGA
- a CDS encoding alpha/beta hydrolase family protein, whose translation MENLNIKDFLKFNFLSNIELSKDNKNLLFVKSNQDYENNNYISDAFIYNIDKNKIYKLTSVKDASLVSWLDNDTVIFKSSLRDEELKSKKDEDFIDYSLIYSININGGEAESLFNIELEIIDLYSIDENNFLLKAVYDINRNKKRKEDDYLEWAKEEIDYEVFDEIPFWVNNVGVTNKKRDRLYHYNKKENKLTAITDEYSNVNSFKYKDGKVLCIINSFKDKAPTTSELRLYDIKDINNIKEKIIIDSNKYAIYFADFIIDDDNKEKIISVMTDMKKYGLNENCSFYFIDENINLIYHYDNGLGNMIGTDCSFGGGKDIRVYKNQIYFVGTENENAHIKCLDLKGNVKNITNKQEAVNYFDISNDDNIYFIAFRDLKLEEIYCINNETEIQLTHFNEDILKEKSLSIPEKISFKTTNNFEIDGWVLKPINYDENKKYPAILDIHGGPKTAYGEIFFNEMQVWANMGYFVFFCNPRGSEGKGNAFADIRGIYGTIDYEDIMKFTDIVLEKYTNIDKDRIGVTGGSYGGFMVNWIIGHTDRFKCAASQRSISNWIDDFGTTDIGYYFNPDELGGDVCSGFDKLWEQSPLKYANNAKTPTLFIHSEEDYRCYQSQAFQMFTALKYYGIESKICLFKGENHELSRSGKPKHRVRRLKEITDWFEKYLK comes from the coding sequence ATGGAAAATTTAAATATTAAGGACTTTTTGAAATTCAATTTTTTATCTAATATAGAGCTTTCAAAAGATAATAAAAATTTACTGTTTGTTAAAAGCAATCAGGATTATGAGAATAATAATTATATTTCAGATGCTTTTATTTATAATATTGATAAAAATAAAATTTATAAACTCACTTCTGTAAAAGATGCTTCTCTAGTTTCTTGGCTTGATAATGATACTGTGATATTTAAATCATCATTAAGAGATGAAGAATTGAAAAGCAAAAAAGATGAAGACTTTATTGATTATTCTTTAATTTATTCTATTAATATAAACGGAGGAGAAGCTGAAAGTTTATTTAATATTGAACTTGAAATAATAGATTTGTATTCTATAGATGAAAATAATTTTTTATTAAAAGCCGTTTATGATATTAATAGAAATAAAAAAAGAAAAGAAGATGATTATTTAGAATGGGCTAAAGAAGAAATTGATTATGAAGTATTTGATGAAATTCCTTTTTGGGTTAATAATGTTGGAGTAACAAATAAGAAAAGAGACAGACTTTATCATTATAATAAAAAAGAAAATAAATTAACTGCTATTACAGATGAATACAGTAATGTTAATTCTTTTAAATATAAAGACGGCAAAGTATTATGTATTATAAATTCTTTTAAAGATAAAGCTCCTACCACTTCAGAACTTCGCTTATATGATATAAAAGACATTAATAATATAAAAGAAAAAATTATTATAGATTCTAATAAATATGCAATATACTTTGCTGATTTTATAATCGATGATGATAATAAAGAAAAAATTATCTCTGTTATGACAGACATGAAAAAATACGGACTCAATGAAAATTGCAGTTTTTATTTTATAGATGAAAATATTAATCTTATATATCATTATGATAATGGACTTGGAAATATGATAGGAACTGATTGTTCTTTCGGAGGCGGCAAGGATATTAGAGTTTATAAAAATCAAATATATTTCGTAGGCACAGAAAATGAAAATGCTCATATAAAATGCTTGGATTTAAAAGGAAATGTAAAAAATATAACTAATAAACAAGAAGCGGTTAATTATTTTGATATTTCTAATGATGATAATATATATTTTATAGCTTTTAGAGATTTGAAACTTGAAGAAATATATTGTATTAATAATGAAACAGAAATACAATTAACTCATTTCAATGAAGATATATTAAAAGAAAAAAGTTTATCAATACCGGAAAAAATCTCATTCAAAACTACTAATAATTTTGAAATAGACGGCTGGGTATTAAAGCCAATAAATTATGATGAAAATAAAAAATATCCTGCAATACTTGATATACATGGCGGACCAAAAACTGCTTATGGAGAAATATTCTTTAATGAAATGCAGGTTTGGGCTAATATGGGTTATTTTGTATTTTTCTGCAATCCTAGAGGAAGTGAAGGAAAAGGAAATGCATTCGCTGATATAAGAGGAATATACGGAACTATAGATTATGAAGATATAATGAAGTTTACTGATATTGTTCTTGAAAAATATACTAATATAGATAAAGATAGAATAGGAGTAACAGGCGGATCTTACGGCGGATTTATGGTTAATTGGATAATAGGCCATACTGACAGATTTAAATGTGCAGCCTCTCAGCGTTCTATATCAAATTGGATAGATGATTTTGGAACTACTGATATAGGTTATTATTTCAATCCTGATGAGTTAGGCGGAGATGTATGCAGCGGTTTTGATAAGTTATGGGAACAGTCACCGTTAAAATATGCTAATAATGCAAAGACTCCTACCTTATTCATACATAGCGAAGAAGATTACAGATGCTATCAGAGTCAGGCATTTCAAATGTTTACTGCTTTGAAATATTATGGTATTGAATCTAAGATATGTTTGTTTAAAGGTGAGAATCATGAACTTTCAAGAAGCGGAAAACCTAAGCATAGAGTAAGAAGATTGAAAGAAATTACCGATTGGTTTGAAAAATATTTAAAATAG
- a CDS encoding pseudouridine-5'-phosphate glycosidase: MNNLEEFLDISEEVKEALHEKKAVVALESTIISHGMPYPENVESALNSEKNIRENNAVPATIAIIKGRIKVGLNKEELEYMGSNKNIAKSSRRDLPVMLALKKDGATTVTTTMIGASLAGIKVFATGGIGGVHRYAQETFDISADLQELSKTNVAVVCAGAKSILDIGLTIEYLETFGIPVLGYKTENFPAFYTRESGYKVDYKIDTTKDIANILDTKWKLGLNGGVLVCNPIPEEYEMDKDYINKIIDETVKEARDKNISGKDVTPYILAKLHSVTENKSLKANKELVYNNCRVAANIAYDYSNLSR; the protein is encoded by the coding sequence ATGAATAATTTAGAAGAATTTTTGGATATAAGCGAAGAAGTTAAAGAGGCTTTGCATGAGAAAAAAGCTGTTGTGGCATTAGAAAGTACAATAATATCACATGGTATGCCTTATCCAGAAAATGTGGAAAGTGCTTTAAACTCTGAAAAAAATATACGTGAAAATAATGCAGTACCAGCCACTATTGCAATAATAAAAGGAAGAATAAAAGTAGGTTTAAATAAAGAGGAACTTGAATATATGGGCTCCAATAAAAATATAGCTAAATCAAGCAGAAGAGATTTGCCTGTTATGCTTGCATTAAAAAAAGACGGAGCTACTACTGTAACAACTACTATGATAGGTGCTTCTCTTGCAGGAATAAAAGTATTTGCTACAGGAGGAATAGGAGGAGTTCATAGATATGCTCAGGAAACTTTTGATATATCAGCAGATTTGCAGGAGTTAAGCAAAACAAATGTTGCCGTTGTATGTGCGGGAGCAAAATCAATACTTGATATAGGGCTTACTATAGAATATCTTGAAACTTTCGGTATACCTGTTCTTGGTTATAAAACAGAAAATTTTCCAGCATTCTATACAAGAGAGAGCGGATACAAAGTTGATTATAAAATAGATACTACAAAAGATATAGCTAATATACTTGATACAAAATGGAAATTAGGATTAAACGGAGGAGTTTTAGTTTGTAATCCTATACCTGAAGAATATGAAATGGATAAAGATTATATAAATAAAATAATAGATGAAACAGTAAAAGAGGCTAGAGATAAAAACATATCAGGAAAAGATGTTACTCCTTATATATTGGCTAAGCTTCATAGTGTAACAGAAAATAAGAGTCTTAAAGCCAATAAAGAGCTAGTTTATAATAATTGCCGTGTTGCTGCTAACATTGCTTATGATTATTCAAATTTGAGTAGGTAA
- a CDS encoding carbohydrate kinase family protein: MKNYILSIGGSNIDIQGFSKSRILLKESNPGKIKVCTGGVERNIINNLSNIGLKNIKFITSIGNDIFGDILFNNIKSLGVDVSYIVRNGSSTSYIAIMNNDRDMEIAMSDMDTLDENINIEYLESIRDIIEDSSFITIDAVMNRDIFEYIIKNFPNKKLLTDAVSIKKSEHIKGLEKYIYALKLNSNEASFLLDRDINTIEEGKEAVKIFLEKGVKEIYITFGALGICYGTYNNINEAYYLKAPKVNIVNATGAGDAFMAGIVYSIFHDYDLDYKVKFAAVMAMFALESEETVNDNTNFDKVAKRVEDIFKIKR, translated from the coding sequence ATGAAAAATTATATATTATCTATTGGCGGTTCAAATATAGATATACAAGGATTCTCAAAAAGCAGAATACTTTTAAAAGAATCTAATCCCGGAAAAATAAAAGTATGTACAGGCGGAGTAGAAAGAAATATTATTAATAACTTATCAAATATAGGATTAAAAAACATAAAATTTATTACTTCTATAGGAAATGATATTTTTGGAGATATACTTTTCAATAATATTAAATCATTAGGTGTTGATGTTTCTTATATAGTAAGGAATGGAAGCAGCACTTCATATATAGCTATTATGAATAATGACAGAGATATGGAAATAGCCATGTCCGATATGGATACTTTAGATGAGAATATAAATATTGAGTATTTAGAGAGTATAAGAGATATTATAGAAGATTCAAGTTTTATTACTATAGATGCCGTTATGAATAGGGATATATTTGAATACATTATAAAAAACTTTCCAAATAAAAAACTTCTTACCGATGCCGTTTCAATAAAAAAATCAGAACATATAAAAGGATTAGAAAAATATATTTATGCTTTGAAGCTTAATTCTAATGAAGCATCTTTTCTTCTTGACAGAGATATAAATACTATAGAAGAAGGAAAAGAGGCTGTAAAAATATTTTTAGAAAAAGGCGTCAAAGAAATTTATATAACATTCGGTGCTTTAGGTATATGTTACGGCACTTATAATAATATTAATGAAGCATATTATCTTAAAGCTCCAAAGGTGAATATTGTAAATGCTACAGGGGCAGGAGATGCTTTTATGGCTGGAATTGTATATTCTATATTTCATGATTATGATTTGGATTATAAAGTGAAGTTTGCTGCTGTTATGGCTATGTTTGCTTTGGAGAGTGAAGAAACTGTAAATGATAATACTAATTTTGATAAGGTTGCCAAAAGAGTAGAAGATATTTTCAAGATTAAAAGATAA